A single region of the Streptomyces sp. NBC_00425 genome encodes:
- a CDS encoding FAD-binding protein translates to MTETVTNWAGNITFAAKELHRPHSLDALRSLVAAAGRVRVLGSGHSFNRIAEPGGDGVLLSLSALSGEVEVDTAARTVRVGGGVRYAELARRVHEHGLALANMASLPHISVAGSVATGTHGSGVGNGSLASSVRGVEIVTADGSTVVLERGDERFGGAVTSLGALGVVTALVLDLEPAFRVEQHLFTELPLEGLDFETVAGAAYSVSLFTDWDAPGFRQVWLKRRTDEPLADFPWAVPAVRALHPVPGMPAVNCTEQLGVPGPWHERLPHFRAEFTPSSGNELQSEYLLPRRHAVQALRAIDGIRRTVSPVLQICEVRTVAADEQWLSPSYGRDTVALHFTWIEDTASVLPVVRAVEAALEPFEPRPHWGKVFEAPAAAVRGRYPRMDDFTALARELDPAGKFANDFVRDVLGN, encoded by the coding sequence ATGACCGAAACCGTTACGAACTGGGCCGGCAACATCACCTTCGCCGCGAAGGAGCTGCACCGTCCGCACTCGCTCGACGCGCTCAGGTCGCTCGTGGCGGCCGCCGGACGGGTGCGGGTGCTGGGCAGCGGGCACTCGTTCAACCGGATCGCCGAGCCGGGCGGCGACGGGGTGCTGCTGTCGCTGAGCGCCCTGTCAGGCGAGGTCGAGGTGGACACGGCGGCGCGGACCGTGCGGGTCGGGGGCGGGGTCCGGTACGCCGAGCTGGCGCGCCGCGTCCACGAGCACGGGCTCGCGCTCGCGAACATGGCTTCCCTGCCGCACATCTCGGTCGCCGGGTCGGTGGCGACCGGCACACACGGCTCGGGGGTCGGCAACGGCTCGCTCGCCTCGTCGGTACGGGGCGTGGAGATCGTCACCGCGGACGGCTCCACGGTCGTCCTGGAGCGCGGCGACGAGCGGTTCGGCGGGGCCGTCACCTCGCTGGGCGCCCTCGGCGTGGTGACCGCGCTGGTCCTGGACCTGGAGCCGGCCTTCCGGGTCGAACAGCATCTGTTCACCGAACTCCCGCTGGAGGGACTGGACTTCGAGACGGTGGCCGGCGCCGCGTACAGCGTGAGCCTGTTCACGGACTGGGATGCGCCCGGGTTCCGGCAGGTGTGGCTGAAGCGACGCACGGACGAACCGCTTGCCGACTTCCCGTGGGCCGTCCCGGCCGTGCGGGCATTGCACCCGGTGCCGGGGATGCCGGCCGTCAACTGCACCGAGCAGCTGGGCGTGCCCGGGCCCTGGCACGAGCGGCTGCCGCACTTCAGGGCGGAGTTCACCCCCAGCAGTGGGAACGAGCTGCAGAGCGAGTACCTGCTGCCACGCCGGCACGCCGTGCAGGCGCTGCGGGCGATCGACGGGATCCGGCGGACGGTCTCCCCTGTCCTGCAGATCTGCGAAGTGCGCACGGTGGCCGCCGACGAGCAGTGGCTGAGCCCCTCCTACGGTCGGGACACCGTGGCCCTCCACTTCACCTGGATCGAGGACACCGCGTCCGTGCTGCCCGTGGTGCGCGCCGTCGAGGCGGCGCTCGAGCCGTTCGAGCCGCGCCCCCACTGGGGCAAGGTGTTCGAGGCTCCCGCCGCCGCGGTGCGCGGACGCTATCCCCGGATGGACGACTTCACGGCGCTGGCACGCGAGCTGGATCCGGCGGGGAAGTTCGCCAACGACTTCGTGCGGGACGTCCTGGGAAACTGA
- a CDS encoding ROK family protein — protein MKRGTSRDIRTANRYEVLRQIIAASPTSRQELAAATGLSLATVATLVGELLDLSMITEVGFEDSAGGRPRGLVAVNASGGALIGVDIAETYVHVELFDLALNVLARAAEDMRPGESRPEQVVGHVAAAAGSVVAQAGVEAARVLGVGVSVPGQVDRATGVSAYAPNWDWHDVPLLDLLSEHIAYPLYLDNPLRAGAVAELWFGAARGHANAVVVNLGTGVGAGLVLGGGLHRGVSNSAGEWGHTTLVLDGRLCRCGNHGCVETYVGAPGIMQNLRELSPNSPLLHPQDQTATIDALAAGIAAHDPDAVEAVRETARYLGAGIANLVNLLNPEVVVLSSWVAARLGEPLLKEVREAVARHALQRPLTASRIVLSPIPTDPACLGAATFALEGALQSVGQRSLKRTAPARVRTRIAPAP, from the coding sequence ATGAAGCGCGGCACGTCACGTGACATCCGCACCGCGAACCGCTACGAGGTGCTGCGCCAGATCATCGCCGCCTCACCCACCTCCCGGCAGGAGCTCGCCGCCGCCACCGGTCTCTCGCTCGCCACCGTCGCCACGCTCGTCGGCGAGCTGCTCGACCTCAGCATGATCACGGAGGTCGGGTTCGAGGACTCGGCGGGCGGCCGCCCCCGGGGCCTCGTGGCCGTCAACGCGTCGGGGGGCGCGTTGATCGGCGTGGACATCGCGGAGACCTACGTCCATGTCGAGCTCTTCGACCTGGCCCTGAACGTGCTCGCCCGCGCCGCGGAGGACATGCGCCCCGGCGAGAGCCGCCCCGAGCAGGTGGTCGGCCACGTCGCCGCCGCCGCCGGCTCGGTGGTCGCCCAGGCCGGCGTCGAGGCCGCCCGGGTGCTCGGCGTCGGGGTGAGCGTGCCGGGACAGGTGGACCGCGCCACCGGCGTCTCCGCATACGCGCCCAACTGGGACTGGCACGACGTTCCGTTGCTCGACCTGCTCTCCGAACACATCGCGTATCCGTTGTACCTGGACAATCCGCTGCGCGCGGGCGCGGTCGCCGAGCTGTGGTTCGGAGCGGCGCGCGGACACGCGAACGCCGTGGTGGTCAACCTGGGGACCGGCGTGGGCGCCGGTCTGGTGCTGGGCGGCGGGCTGCACCGCGGGGTCAGCAACAGCGCCGGCGAGTGGGGGCACACGACACTCGTGCTCGACGGCCGGCTGTGCCGCTGCGGCAACCACGGCTGCGTCGAGACGTATGTCGGCGCACCCGGCATCATGCAGAACCTGCGTGAACTCAGCCCGAACAGCCCGCTGTTGCACCCCCAGGACCAGACCGCCACCATCGACGCACTGGCCGCCGGGATCGCCGCGCACGACCCCGACGCCGTCGAGGCGGTCCGGGAGACCGCCCGTTACCTCGGCGCCGGCATCGCCAACCTGGTCAACCTCCTCAATCCCGAGGTGGTCGTACTGAGCAGCTGGGTGGCCGCCCGGCTCGGCGAGCCCCTCCTGAAGGAGGTGCGCGAGGCCGTCGCCCGCCATGCGCTGCAGCGTCCCCTGACCGCCAGCAGAATCGTCCTGTCTCCCATCCCCACCGACCCGGCGTGTCTGGGCGCGGCGACGTTCGCACTCGAAGGGGCATTGCAGTCGGTCGGACAACGGAGCCTCAAGCGCACCGCGCCGGCACGCGTGAGAACCCGCATCGCACCGGCTCCCTGA
- a CDS encoding ABC transporter substrate-binding protein produces MSALSNSNWSRRSLFRAAAGMAAAGSLAACGGNNGRSGGAGSGVDLTQYFHAYGEAGTEQAIKKYAKAYDKADVTTQWITSADFESKLFATLLTKNAPDLFEFHPQIQMVKSGQVADLTDIIDPVKSDFNPADIKSHTVDGKIYGVRMIDDPQFFFYRKSMLEKAKVEVPTTLDELMEAAAKLTTGKVKGLYMGDDLHSVINPMIWSAGADTLDEKNQIAYHTPGVIEGIKKMRKLFTSGHLLLGAPTASWDPSSLNQGLCAIQFCGMWAMPGIQKALGDDWGVFPFPKTIDSGKQSVYNGGWSMFVNAKGKNVDAAKEYVKWLWIDQKEYQEDWATSYGFHIPPRTSIAQSATKLKSGNAAEGVRLFNEFGHFDNIGWTQAMITALEDVFANSVRKDMDPEAALDKADAAVERELKKLFG; encoded by the coding sequence ATGTCGGCACTGAGCAACAGCAACTGGTCCCGCAGGTCCCTCTTCCGGGCCGCCGCGGGGATGGCCGCCGCCGGCAGCCTCGCGGCCTGCGGCGGCAACAACGGCCGCAGCGGCGGAGCCGGTTCGGGCGTCGACCTGACGCAGTACTTCCACGCGTACGGCGAGGCGGGCACCGAGCAGGCGATCAAGAAGTACGCGAAGGCCTACGACAAGGCCGACGTGACCACGCAGTGGATCACCAGCGCCGACTTCGAGAGCAAGCTGTTCGCCACCCTGCTCACCAAGAACGCGCCCGACCTCTTCGAGTTCCACCCGCAGATCCAGATGGTCAAGAGCGGTCAGGTGGCGGATCTGACCGACATCATCGATCCGGTCAAGAGCGACTTCAACCCGGCCGACATCAAGTCCCACACGGTCGACGGGAAGATATACGGCGTCCGCATGATCGACGACCCGCAGTTCTTCTTCTACCGCAAGTCGATGCTGGAGAAGGCCAAGGTCGAGGTGCCGACCACCCTCGACGAGCTGATGGAGGCCGCCGCCAAGCTCACCACGGGCAAGGTCAAGGGCCTGTACATGGGCGACGACCTGCACAGCGTCATCAACCCGATGATCTGGTCGGCGGGCGCCGACACCCTCGACGAGAAGAACCAGATCGCCTACCACACCCCGGGCGTCATCGAGGGCATCAAGAAGATGCGCAAGCTGTTCACCAGCGGCCACCTTCTGCTCGGCGCCCCGACCGCGTCCTGGGACCCCTCCTCGCTCAACCAGGGCCTGTGCGCCATCCAGTTCTGCGGCATGTGGGCGATGCCGGGGATCCAGAAGGCGCTCGGCGACGACTGGGGCGTCTTCCCCTTCCCGAAGACCATCGACTCCGGCAAGCAGTCCGTCTACAACGGCGGCTGGTCGATGTTCGTCAACGCCAAGGGCAAGAACGTCGACGCGGCCAAGGAGTACGTCAAGTGGCTGTGGATCGACCAGAAGGAGTACCAGGAGGACTGGGCCACCTCCTACGGCTTCCACATCCCGCCGCGCACCTCGATCGCCCAGTCCGCCACCAAGCTCAAGTCGGGCAACGCCGCTGAGGGCGTGCGGCTCTTCAACGAGTTCGGGCACTTCGACAACATCGGCTGGACGCAGGCCATGATCACCGCGCTCGAGGACGTCTTCGCCAACTCCGTCCGCAAGGACATGGACCCGGAGGCCGCGCTGGACAAGGCCGACGCGGCCGTGGAGCGCGAGCTCAAGAAGCTGTTCGGATAG
- a CDS encoding carbohydrate ABC transporter permease, with protein MSTTKTRDLARPAPAKASPAKPRRGLRGSPTFNFWLFTGPFLIGLAIFVYAPIVWSIWLSFFEARFTVTPDKFIGFENYTYMLTNDDFVGSLVTFTVFAAFIVPTTWALSLSLALLVNRLRFMRAFFRSVFFLPTACSYVAAALIWKMSIFSGVRFGLMNTVLAWFGIDNIAWLVDPNPPWYWLVIVTARLWLQSGFYMILFLAALQNIPGELYEAAAIDGAKPGWQTFRYITLPQLRATSTAVILLLLIAAYQAFDEFFNLLSKTTWGRPPLVELYYKALGESQDYGAGSAGAVILTVLICAVTLLQGKFMGFGRGDESK; from the coding sequence ATGTCGACGACCAAGACGCGCGACCTCGCGCGCCCCGCCCCGGCGAAGGCCTCACCGGCCAAGCCGCGGCGGGGTCTGCGGGGCAGCCCCACCTTCAACTTCTGGCTCTTCACGGGGCCGTTCCTCATCGGTCTGGCGATCTTCGTCTACGCGCCGATCGTGTGGAGCATCTGGCTCAGCTTCTTCGAGGCCCGCTTCACCGTCACGCCGGACAAGTTCATCGGCTTCGAGAACTACACGTACATGCTGACGAACGACGACTTCGTCGGCTCCCTCGTCACCTTCACCGTCTTCGCCGCGTTCATCGTGCCCACCACGTGGGCGCTGTCGCTGAGTCTGGCCCTGCTGGTGAACCGGCTCCGCTTCATGCGGGCGTTCTTCCGTTCGGTCTTCTTCCTGCCGACCGCGTGCAGTTATGTCGCCGCCGCGCTGATCTGGAAGATGTCGATCTTCAGCGGGGTCCGCTTCGGCCTGATGAACACGGTGCTCGCCTGGTTCGGGATCGACAACATCGCCTGGCTCGTCGACCCCAACCCGCCCTGGTACTGGCTCGTCATCGTCACCGCGCGCCTGTGGCTGCAGTCCGGCTTCTACATGATCCTGTTCCTGGCCGCGCTGCAGAACATCCCGGGCGAGCTGTACGAGGCGGCCGCCATCGACGGCGCCAAGCCGGGCTGGCAGACCTTCCGCTACATCACCCTGCCCCAGCTGCGCGCCACCTCCACCGCGGTGATCCTGCTGCTGCTCATCGCCGCCTACCAGGCGTTCGACGAGTTCTTCAACCTGCTGTCGAAGACCACGTGGGGCCGCCCGCCTCTCGTCGAGCTGTACTACAAGGCCCTCGGCGAGAGCCAGGACTACGGCGCGGGCAGCGCCGGCGCGGTCATCCTGACCGTGTTGATCTGTGCCGTGACCCTGCTCCAGGGCAAGTTCATGGGCTTCGGAAGGGGGGACGAGTCCAAGTGA
- a CDS encoding carbohydrate ABC transporter permease, which translates to MTTTTPEVRESAPPSPKPRRGGRGGGVMSSTGLYLATGIAGFFFLVPFYLLVRNALSTDTDITGENWKFFPTDIQWGNVKELFTDGTVPFAQSLWNSAVVATLHTAGVLLVCSLAGYGLARIPYRHANKVFYAVLGTLMVPTAVTFVPSFVLVSSLGWVDTYRGLIIPGLFSGFTCFLFRQYFLGFPKELEEAARVDGLGYWGAYWRIVVPNSLNFFAAMATITFINGWNSFLWPLVIGQDPGSWTVQVALSNYMTNQTVVFHLIFMATAFSILPLVFVFLFLQRWLVQGIAQTGIKG; encoded by the coding sequence GTGACCACCACGACGCCCGAGGTACGCGAGAGCGCACCGCCGTCACCCAAGCCCCGCCGGGGCGGGCGCGGCGGCGGGGTGATGAGCTCCACCGGCCTCTACCTCGCCACCGGCATCGCCGGCTTCTTCTTCCTCGTCCCCTTCTACCTGCTCGTCCGCAACGCCCTCTCCACCGACACCGACATCACCGGAGAGAACTGGAAGTTCTTCCCCACGGACATCCAGTGGGGCAATGTCAAGGAACTGTTCACGGACGGGACGGTGCCCTTCGCCCAGTCGCTCTGGAACTCTGCGGTGGTGGCCACTCTGCACACCGCCGGAGTCCTGCTGGTGTGTTCGCTCGCGGGGTACGGACTCGCCCGCATCCCGTACCGGCACGCCAACAAGGTCTTCTACGCCGTCCTGGGCACCCTGATGGTCCCGACGGCGGTCACCTTCGTCCCGAGCTTCGTCCTGGTGTCGTCGCTCGGCTGGGTGGACACCTACCGGGGTCTGATCATCCCGGGCCTGTTCAGCGGTTTCACCTGCTTCCTGTTCCGGCAGTACTTCCTGGGATTCCCCAAGGAGCTGGAGGAGGCGGCGCGCGTGGACGGACTGGGCTACTGGGGTGCGTACTGGCGCATCGTGGTGCCCAACTCGCTGAACTTCTTCGCTGCGATGGCGACCATCACCTTCATCAACGGCTGGAACTCCTTCCTGTGGCCGCTGGTCATCGGACAGGACCCGGGTTCGTGGACGGTCCAGGTCGCGCTCTCCAACTACATGACCAACCAGACCGTCGTCTTCCACCTGATCTTCATGGCCACCGCCTTTTCCATCCTGCCCCTGGTGTTCGTGTTCCTCTTCCTCCAGCGCTGGCTGGTGCAGGGGATCGCACAGACCGGCATCAAGGGCTGA
- a CDS encoding glycoside hydrolase family 2 TIM barrel-domain containing protein, whose amino-acid sequence MSPRTPAVDYVESVSPGSGALPPRAWYASSDAKSLSLNGRWRLRVSATADAEDDAFAEEGYDAKDWAEVTVPGHWVLQGDGVFGSPVYTNHLYPFPVDPPRVPTENPTGDHRRVFDLPEEWPELSEGGFVLRFDGVESCARLWLNGTDLGEFKGSRLPHEFAVGHLLKPRDNVLAVRVHQWSAGSYLEDQDQWWLPGIFRDVTLLHRPAGGVLDFFVHASYDHVTGEGALRVDSDVDGRVVVPALGIDVATGETVTTPVRPWTAETPTLYDGELVTEGERVPLRIGFRTVELADGLIKVNGRPILFKGVNRHEWHPETGRALDLETMRADVLLMKRHNVNAVRTSHYPPHPAFLDLCDEYGLWVIDECDLETHGFVEQDWRDNPVDDERWTPALLDRAARMVERDKNHPSVVIWSLGNEAGTGRGLTAMAEWIHGRDASRLVHYEGDVNCRDTDVYSRMYASHEEVERIGRGLDGGTHRRRELPFILCEYAHAMGNGPGGLADYQRLFETHDRLQGAFVWEWIDHGIRHPELGYAYGGDFGEELHDGNFVCDGLLFPDRTPSPGLAEFKKVIEPVRIEGDGTGGTVRITNGYDFSDLSHLRFEFSHQVDGSPTGAKALTVGPLAPGESAEVKLPAGPDGGGDEVQWTVRALLAEDTAWAPRDHPVAWGQETVVTRAPVTVAASRRPVPDGRLLTLGPGVFDARSGAPKTIGGVDVTELRLDVWRATTDNDDGASWQDDTRYGLLWRAYGLHRMRHRLDGVETDEDALTVRTRVAPAGREAGLRTVYRWTSDGTRLKLTVSVVPEGDWTMPLPRIGIRFGLAAASAGHAQWFGGGPGEAYPDTRAASMLGWWDASIEELQTPYVRPQENGARADVRWAELGGLRIEGDPAFWFSARRWTTEQLDAARHPTDLTPGDTVWVNLDHGQHGIGSQSCGPGPLPRYFLNAEPVEFSFVFSETD is encoded by the coding sequence ATGTCCCCCCGCACCCCGGCCGTCGACTACGTCGAGAGCGTCTCGCCCGGCAGCGGAGCACTGCCGCCCCGCGCCTGGTACGCGTCGTCCGACGCGAAATCCCTTTCACTCAACGGACGGTGGCGGCTGCGGGTGTCGGCCACGGCCGACGCCGAGGACGACGCGTTCGCCGAGGAGGGTTACGACGCGAAGGACTGGGCCGAGGTCACGGTTCCGGGGCACTGGGTCCTGCAGGGCGACGGGGTCTTCGGCTCACCCGTCTACACCAACCATCTCTACCCCTTCCCGGTGGATCCGCCCCGGGTTCCCACCGAGAACCCGACCGGCGACCATCGACGGGTCTTCGACCTGCCCGAGGAATGGCCGGAGCTTTCCGAAGGCGGTTTCGTTCTCCGTTTCGACGGGGTGGAGTCCTGCGCCCGACTCTGGCTGAACGGGACGGACCTCGGCGAGTTCAAGGGCTCCCGACTGCCGCACGAGTTCGCGGTGGGGCATCTGCTCAAGCCGCGCGACAACGTCCTCGCGGTCCGCGTCCACCAGTGGTCGGCGGGTTCGTACCTGGAGGACCAGGACCAGTGGTGGCTGCCGGGCATCTTCCGTGACGTCACCCTGCTGCACCGGCCGGCGGGCGGTGTGCTCGACTTCTTCGTGCACGCCTCCTACGACCACGTCACGGGCGAGGGCGCCCTGCGCGTCGACTCCGACGTCGACGGGCGGGTGGTCGTCCCCGCCCTGGGGATCGACGTCGCGACCGGGGAGACCGTCACGACTCCGGTCCGGCCGTGGACGGCGGAGACGCCCACGCTGTACGACGGCGAGCTGGTGACCGAGGGCGAGCGGGTGCCGTTGCGCATCGGTTTCCGTACCGTCGAGCTGGCGGACGGTCTGATCAAGGTCAACGGCCGGCCGATCCTCTTCAAGGGCGTCAACCGGCACGAGTGGCACCCGGAGACGGGCCGCGCCCTCGACCTGGAGACGATGCGCGCGGACGTGCTGCTGATGAAGCGGCACAACGTCAACGCCGTCCGCACCTCGCACTACCCGCCGCACCCCGCCTTCCTCGACCTGTGCGACGAGTACGGCCTGTGGGTCATCGACGAGTGCGACCTGGAGACCCACGGGTTCGTCGAGCAGGACTGGCGGGACAACCCCGTCGACGACGAACGCTGGACCCCCGCCCTGCTCGACCGCGCCGCCCGCATGGTCGAACGGGACAAGAACCATCCGTCGGTCGTCATCTGGTCCCTCGGCAACGAGGCGGGCACCGGACGCGGACTGACCGCGATGGCCGAGTGGATCCACGGCCGTGACGCCTCACGCCTCGTGCACTACGAGGGCGACGTCAACTGCCGTGACACGGACGTCTATTCGCGCATGTACGCCTCCCACGAGGAGGTCGAGCGGATCGGCCGGGGACTGGACGGCGGCACCCACAGGCGACGCGAACTCCCCTTCATCCTCTGCGAGTACGCCCACGCGATGGGCAACGGCCCCGGCGGACTCGCCGACTACCAGAGGCTCTTCGAGACGCACGACCGGCTCCAGGGCGCGTTCGTCTGGGAGTGGATCGACCACGGCATCCGGCACCCGGAGCTGGGATACGCCTACGGCGGCGACTTCGGCGAGGAGCTGCACGACGGCAACTTCGTCTGCGACGGCCTGCTCTTCCCGGACCGCACCCCCTCCCCCGGCCTGGCCGAGTTCAAGAAGGTGATCGAACCGGTCCGCATCGAGGGCGACGGCACCGGCGGGACGGTGCGGATCACCAACGGGTACGACTTCTCGGACCTGTCCCACCTGAGGTTCGAGTTCTCCCACCAGGTGGACGGCTCCCCCACCGGCGCGAAGGCTCTCACGGTCGGGCCCCTCGCACCCGGGGAGTCGGCCGAGGTGAAGCTGCCGGCGGGACCCGACGGTGGGGGCGACGAGGTCCAGTGGACGGTGCGCGCGCTGCTCGCCGAGGACACCGCGTGGGCGCCCAGGGACCACCCGGTGGCGTGGGGCCAGGAGACCGTCGTCACCCGGGCGCCCGTGACCGTCGCCGCCTCGCGGCGACCCGTCCCCGACGGGCGGCTGCTCACGCTGGGTCCCGGCGTCTTCGACGCCCGCAGCGGCGCGCCGAAGACGATCGGCGGCGTCGACGTGACGGAGCTGCGCCTGGACGTGTGGCGGGCGACGACCGACAACGACGACGGCGCGTCATGGCAGGACGACACGCGCTACGGCCTGCTGTGGCGTGCGTACGGCCTGCACCGCATGCGGCACCGCCTGGACGGCGTCGAGACGGATGAGGACGCGCTGACCGTACGGACCCGGGTCGCGCCGGCGGGTCGCGAGGCGGGCCTGCGCACCGTGTACCGCTGGACGTCCGACGGGACACGGCTGAAGCTGACCGTCTCCGTGGTCCCCGAGGGCGACTGGACGATGCCGCTGCCCAGGATCGGCATCCGTTTCGGGCTGGCGGCGGCGTCCGCGGGACACGCGCAGTGGTTCGGCGGCGGTCCCGGCGAGGCGTATCCGGACACCAGGGCCGCGTCCATGCTCGGCTGGTGGGACGCGAGCATCGAGGAGCTGCAGACCCCGTACGTGCGCCCGCAGGAGAACGGCGCCAGGGCCGACGTCCGCTGGGCGGAGCTCGGCGGACTGCGGATCGAGGGCGACCCGGCGTTCTGGTTCTCCGCGCGACGGTGGACGACCGAGCAGCTGGACGCGGCGCGGCACCCGACCGACCTGACGCCCGGCGACACGGTCTGGGTCAACCTCGACCACGGTCAGCACGGCATCGGCTCCCAGTCCTGCGGTCCCGGCCCACTCCCGCGGTACTTTCTGAACGCCGAACCCGTCGAGTTCTCCTTCGTGTTCTCCGAGACCGACTGA
- a CDS encoding ABC transporter ATP-binding protein, whose translation MIGSIEVRGLSRTFHTTVRRPGLIGGLRSLVDPERVAKHAVRDVTFDVAPGELLALLGPNGAGKSTAIKMLTGILTPTSGEARVAGVVPYRERERNARNIGAVFGQRTQLWWDLPVRESFAILRDIYEVPRAEHALRLREFDDLLDLSSFWDTRVRHLSLGQRVRCDLAAALLHDPPVVFLDEPTIGMDVVVKEQVREFLRHQVEQRGRTVLLTTHDMTEVERLAERVVLINHGRLVLDGTLDEIRRTFGSTWQVRATLADPHAGVVAPPGITVLRREGARVVFGPDGAGAPTVHQALKAVIERYEVTDIALDEAELEDVMRAAYAQAGTV comes from the coding sequence GTGATCGGCAGCATCGAGGTGCGCGGCCTGTCCCGCACCTTCCACACCACCGTCCGCCGCCCCGGCCTCATCGGCGGTCTGCGCTCCCTGGTCGACCCGGAGCGGGTCGCCAAGCACGCCGTCCGCGACGTCACCTTCGACGTGGCCCCGGGCGAACTCCTCGCCCTGCTCGGCCCGAACGGGGCCGGCAAGTCCACCGCCATCAAGATGCTCACCGGCATCCTCACCCCGACGTCCGGTGAGGCGCGCGTCGCGGGCGTCGTCCCGTACCGGGAGAGGGAACGCAACGCCCGCAACATCGGGGCCGTCTTCGGGCAGCGCACGCAGCTGTGGTGGGACCTTCCGGTGCGCGAGTCGTTCGCGATCCTGCGCGACATCTACGAGGTGCCCCGTGCCGAACACGCGCTGCGGCTGCGGGAGTTCGACGATCTCCTCGACCTCTCCTCGTTCTGGGACACCCGGGTGCGTCACCTGTCACTCGGCCAGCGCGTGCGCTGCGATCTCGCGGCGGCGCTGCTGCACGACCCGCCCGTGGTCTTCCTCGACGAACCCACCATCGGGATGGACGTGGTGGTGAAGGAGCAGGTCCGCGAGTTCCTGCGCCATCAGGTCGAACAGCGCGGCCGCACCGTCCTGTTGACCACGCACGACATGACGGAGGTCGAACGGCTCGCCGAGCGCGTGGTGCTGATCAACCACGGCCGGCTGGTGCTGGACGGCACCCTCGACGAGATCCGCCGCACCTTCGGCTCCACCTGGCAGGTGCGGGCCACCCTCGCCGACCCGCACGCCGGGGTCGTGGCGCCGCCGGGGATCACGGTCCTGCGTCGCGAGGGCGCACGGGTGGTGTTCGGGCCGGACGGTGCGGGCGCGCCCACGGTCCATCAGGCGCTGAAGGCCGTCATCGAGCGGTACGAGGTGACGGACATCGCCCTGGACGAGGCGGAGTTGGAGGACGTGATGCGGGCCGCGTACGCCCAGGCCGGGACCGTGTGA
- a CDS encoding ABC transporter permease → MVVLPAWRAARVTPLGELHTPPRMTAALLRLAVQVVLVASLWHGLYARTGTTAGLTRDQAVTYAVLAVLASRLRSLDQYAGRDTVIQHMHFGTIVYWYLRPLSPQRYYALRALGEQLYGLAWAVAGYAVCLWTGAVRPPGSAAVAGVFALSLLLGQWILYYVMLAIDQLCFFTLRNSAAMLILVFAQNLLSGVYAPLWFFPDWFVTLSSFLPFQATLSVPLSLYVGRIPLSDAGPALLVQAVWVTVLALFTRLVWRLAARRVISQGG, encoded by the coding sequence ATGGTGGTCCTGCCCGCCTGGCGCGCCGCCCGGGTCACCCCGCTCGGCGAGCTGCACACCCCGCCCCGGATGACCGCCGCCCTGTTGCGGCTCGCCGTGCAGGTGGTGCTGGTGGCGTCCCTGTGGCACGGCCTGTACGCCCGTACGGGCACCACCGCCGGGCTCACCCGCGACCAGGCGGTCACCTACGCGGTGCTGGCCGTACTCGCGTCCCGGCTACGGTCGTTGGACCAGTACGCGGGCCGGGACACCGTCATCCAGCACATGCACTTCGGCACCATCGTCTACTGGTACCTGCGGCCCCTGTCGCCACAGCGCTACTACGCCCTGCGGGCGCTCGGCGAGCAACTGTACGGTCTGGCATGGGCGGTGGCCGGATACGCCGTCTGTCTGTGGACCGGCGCGGTGAGACCCCCCGGTTCCGCGGCCGTGGCGGGGGTGTTCGCGCTGAGCCTGCTGCTCGGCCAGTGGATCCTGTACTACGTCATGCTGGCCATCGACCAGCTCTGCTTCTTCACCCTGCGCAACAGCGCCGCGATGCTCATCCTCGTCTTCGCGCAGAACCTGCTCTCCGGGGTGTACGCACCCTTGTGGTTCTTCCCGGACTGGTTCGTCACGCTGAGCTCCTTCCTGCCGTTCCAGGCCACGCTGAGCGTGCCGTTGTCGCTCTACGTCGGCCGCATCCCGCTGTCGGACGCCGGCCCCGCGCTGCTGGTTCAGGCCGTCTGGGTGACGGTGCTGGCCCTGTTCACCCGGCTGGTGTGGCGACTCGCCGCCCGGCGGGTCATCTCGCAGGGAGGCTGA